A region of Saimiri boliviensis isolate mSaiBol1 chromosome 10, mSaiBol1.pri, whole genome shotgun sequence DNA encodes the following proteins:
- the OPN1SW gene encoding short-wave-sensitive opsin 1, whose protein sequence is MSKMPEEEEFYLFKNISSVGPWDGPQYHIAPVWAFQLQAAFMGIVFLAGLPLNSMVLVATVRYKKLRHPLNYVLVNVSVGGFLLCIFSVLPVFVNSCNGYFVFGRHVCALEGFLGTVAGLVTGWSLAFLAFERYIVICKPFGNFRFSSKHALMVVLTTWTIGIGVSIPPFFGWSRYIAEGLQCSCGPDWYTVGTKYRSEYYTWFLFIFCFIVPLSLICFSYAQLLRALKAVAAQQQESATTQKAEREVSRMVVVMVGSFCVCYVPYAALAMYMVNNRNHGLDLRLVSIPAFFSKSSCIYNPIIYCFMNKQFRACIMEMVCGKAMTDESDISSSQKTEVSTVSSSQVGPN, encoded by the exons ATGAGCAAGATGCCAGAGGAAGAGGAGTTTTATCTGTTCAAGAACATCTCCTCGGTGGGGCCGTGGGATGGGCCTCAGTACCACATTGCCCCTGTCTGGGCCTTCCAACTCCAGGCAGCTTTCATGGGCATTGTCTTCCTTGCAGGGTTACCCCTGAATTCCATGGTGCTGGTGGCCACAGTGCGCTACAAAAAGTTGCGGCATCCCCTCAACTACGTTCTGGTCAACGTGTCCGTGGGAGGCTTCCTTCTTTGCATCTTCTCTGTCCTCCCTGTGTTCGTCAACAGCTGTAATGGATACTTTGTCTTTGGCCGCCATGTTTGTGCTCTGGAGGGCTTCCTGGGCACCGTAGCAG GTCTGGTGACAGGCTGGTCACTGGCCTTCCTGGCCTTTGAGCGCTACATTGTCATCTGTAAGCCCTTCGGCAACTTCCGCTTCAGCTCCAAGCACGCACTGATGGTGGTCCTGACTACCTGGACCATTGGTATTGGCGTCTCCATCCCACCCTTCTTTGGCTGGAGCCG gtacattgCTGAGGGTCTGCAGTGTTCATGTGGCCCTGACTGGTACACCGTGGGCACCAAATATCGCAGCGAGTACTATACGTGGTTCCTCTTCATCTTCTGCTTCATCGTGCCTCTCTCCCTCATCTGCTTCTCCTATGCTCAGCTGCTGAGGGCCCTGAAAGCT GTTGCAGCTCAGCAGCAGGAGTCAGCTACAACCCAGAAGGCTGAACGGGAGGTGAGCCGCATGGTGGTTGTGATGGTAGGATCCTTCTGTGTCTGCTACGTGCCCTATGCGGCCCTGGCCATGTACATGGTCAATAACCGTAACCATGGGCTAGACTTACGGCTTGTCAGCATTCCTGCGTTCTTCTCCAAGAGTTCTTGCATCTACAATCCCATCATCTACTGCTTCATGAATAAGCAG TTCCGAGCTTGCATCATGGAGATGGTGTGTGGGAAGGCCATGACAGACGAATCCGACATAAGCAGCTCCCAGAAAACAGAAGTTTCTACTGTCTCATCCAGCCAAGTTGGCCCCAACTGA